One genomic region from Candidatus Borkfalkia ceftriaxoniphila encodes:
- the pyrF gene encoding orotidine-5'-phosphate decarboxylase, with translation MIDRLIEKIKQTDNPSVVGLDTNFDYLPDELRAGVADLRGAAQAIAEFNRNVIDNICDIVPAVKVQIAYYEMYGVEGMKTFAETLAYASKKGMYVMTDAKRNDIGATAECYAKAYLGKTFVNGASETAFDSDFLTVNGYLGSDGIVPFLKWMKECDKGIFVLVKTSNPSSGELQDMRLSDGKTVYEYMGQWVEAWGKNCRGKYGYSDVGAVVGATHPAQAEILRKQMPHTFFLIPGYGAQGGTARDLKVCFDADGMGGIVNSSRGILCAYRQEKYNGKSYSEAARLASIDMKNDLNQAIKG, from the coding sequence ATGATCGATCGACTGATAGAAAAAATCAAACAGACGGACAATCCTTCCGTCGTGGGACTGGATACGAATTTCGATTATCTCCCCGACGAATTGCGGGCGGGCGTCGCGGATCTTCGCGGCGCGGCGCAGGCGATCGCCGAATTTAACCGTAACGTTATAGACAATATCTGCGATATCGTCCCCGCCGTCAAGGTGCAGATCGCCTATTACGAAATGTACGGCGTAGAGGGCATGAAGACTTTTGCCGAAACGCTCGCCTACGCGTCGAAAAAGGGAATGTACGTCATGACCGACGCCAAGCGCAATGACATCGGCGCGACCGCGGAATGCTACGCCAAGGCGTATCTGGGAAAGACTTTCGTAAACGGCGCGTCCGAAACGGCGTTCGATTCGGATTTTCTGACCGTCAACGGCTATCTCGGTTCCGACGGCATCGTTCCCTTTCTCAAATGGATGAAAGAGTGCGACAAAGGGATCTTCGTTCTCGTAAAGACTTCCAATCCTTCGAGCGGCGAATTGCAGGATATGCGGCTTTCGGACGGAAAAACGGTGTACGAATATATGGGGCAGTGGGTCGAGGCATGGGGCAAAAATTGCCGCGGCAAGTACGGCTATTCAGACGTCGGTGCGGTCGTGGGTGCTACGCATCCCGCGCAGGCGGAGATCTTGCGAAAACAAATGCCGCATACCTTTTTCCTGATCCCCGGTTACGGTGCGCAAGGGGGCACCGCGCGCGATCTGAAAGTGTGTTTCGATGCCGACGGAATGGGCGGCATCGTCAATTCTTCCCGCGGTATCCTCTGTGCGTATCGTCAGGAAAAGTATAACGGGAAGAGTTATTCCGAAGCGGCGCGGCTTGCGAGTATCGACATGAAAAACGACTTAAACCAAGCGATAAAGGGTTAA
- a CDS encoding dihydroorotate dehydrogenase electron transfer subunit: MKELIVKVLENAPLADGIYKLKFSLPEKMCCLRCGKFVNISVGDSAHLLRRPLAICEYDEKSVTVCYQLKGSGTKSLSKVRAGESLSCVLPLGNGFTLEENEKRIALVGGGVGVFPMISVLREFENSDKRFYSYMGFRNRGAVCMEETFRALSEKSEIVTDDGSYQKRGNAVSAFFDDIGNAKPDVILSCGPAPMLRALKAGLSERGLKIPCYVSLEERMGCGIGACLVCVCKKTGGAANARVCKDGPVFEIGEVEI; the protein is encoded by the coding sequence ATGAAGGAACTCATTGTAAAAGTTTTGGAGAACGCGCCGCTTGCGGACGGGATCTATAAATTGAAGTTTTCGCTGCCCGAAAAAATGTGCTGTCTGCGCTGTGGAAAATTCGTCAATATTTCTGTGGGCGACAGCGCGCATTTGCTGCGCAGACCGCTTGCGATCTGCGAATACGACGAGAAGAGCGTGACTGTCTGTTACCAACTGAAAGGCAGCGGAACGAAGTCGCTCTCGAAAGTAAGGGCGGGCGAATCGCTTTCGTGCGTTCTGCCCCTCGGCAACGGGTTCACGCTCGAAGAAAACGAAAAGCGCATCGCTCTCGTCGGCGGCGGCGTGGGCGTATTCCCCATGATTTCCGTCCTTCGGGAATTTGAAAATTCCGACAAGCGCTTTTATTCTTATATGGGATTTCGCAATCGCGGCGCGGTCTGCATGGAAGAAACTTTCCGTGCATTGTCCGAAAAGTCCGAGATCGTCACGGACGACGGAAGTTACCAAAAGCGCGGCAACGCCGTTTCCGCTTTTTTTGACGATATCGGTAATGCAAAGCCCGATGTCATTTTATCCTGCGGCCCTGCGCCCATGCTGCGCGCGCTGAAAGCGGGGCTTTCGGAGCGCGGCTTGAAAATTCCCTGCTATGTTTCGCTGGAAGAGCGCATGGGATGCGGCATCGGCGCCTGCCTCGTTTGCGTATGCAAAAAGACGGGCGGCGCGGCAAACGCGCGCGTATGTAAGGACGGGCCTGTATTCGAGATCGGGGAGGTGGAGATCTGA
- a CDS encoding dihydroorotate dehydrogenase has protein sequence MADLKVNLCGVEFKNPVIAASGTFGFGKEFDALYDIGVLGGISTKGLTLEKRLGNAVPRIAEGRSVILNAVGLQNPGLDAFLAEDLDFLKSKNTVIIANVAGKTVEDYEEICARLDGKVDMIELNISCPNVKCGGMAFGIRPESVYTVTAASKKNLKKTPLIVKLSPNVESIAANAAAAEKGGADCVSLINTLTGMAIDLERRRPLLANNTGGVSGAGIKPIALRMVYEVSKAVSVPIIGMGGIVSAEDALEFIVAGASAVQVGTANFTDTLAMPKIIEGMNAWLDAHGIAGVQELCGTLKMNG, from the coding sequence ATGGCGGATCTGAAAGTCAATTTATGCGGCGTGGAATTTAAAAATCCCGTCATCGCCGCTTCGGGCACGTTCGGTTTCGGGAAAGAGTTCGACGCGCTGTACGATATCGGCGTGTTGGGCGGGATCAGCACCAAGGGACTGACGCTGGAAAAGCGGCTCGGCAACGCGGTACCGCGCATCGCTGAAGGAAGGAGCGTCATCTTAAATGCGGTCGGCTTGCAAAATCCGGGGCTGGACGCGTTTCTTGCCGAAGATCTGGATTTCTTGAAGAGTAAAAACACGGTAATCATCGCCAACGTGGCGGGTAAGACCGTCGAGGACTACGAAGAGATCTGCGCCCGTCTGGACGGAAAAGTCGATATGATAGAACTGAACATTTCCTGCCCCAACGTAAAATGCGGGGGGATGGCATTCGGTATCCGCCCCGAGAGCGTGTATACCGTCACGGCGGCGAGCAAAAAGAATCTGAAAAAGACGCCGCTGATCGTCAAACTTTCCCCCAACGTGGAAAGCATCGCCGCGAACGCCGCGGCGGCCGAAAAGGGCGGGGCGGACTGCGTTTCGCTCATCAATACGCTCACGGGCATGGCGATCGATCTGGAACGCCGCAGGCCGCTGCTCGCCAACAACACGGGCGGCGTTTCGGGCGCGGGGATCAAGCCGATCGCTCTTCGCATGGTGTACGAGGTTTCTAAGGCGGTTTCCGTTCCGATCATCGGCATGGGCGGGATCGTCAGCGCGGAGGACGCCCTCGAATTTATCGTGGCGGGCGCGAGCGCGGTACAGGTGGGTACGGCGAATTTTACCGACACGCTCGCCATGCCTAAGATCATCGAAGGCATGAACGCCTGGCTGGACGCGCACGGAATCGCGGGCGTGCAAGAACTTTGCGGCACGCTGAAAATGAACGGATGA
- a CDS encoding dihydroorotase, giving the protein MKKILIRGGSAVFSEQTKICDILVEGDRIAKIAERIDDEKAVIIDAAGLYVFPALIDMHVHLREPGFEYKEDIASGSAAAVRGGFSQVCCMPNTSPVCDNAAIVRYIVERSKEVNLAKVRPIGSITVGEKGEQLAEIGKMKEAGAVAVSDDGRPVSNAKIMRLAIEYASDFDLLCLSHCEDKDLVDGGVVNEGYNSTLAGLKGIPRAAEEVMIAREIILAETLGRAVHICHVSTKGGVQIIREAKARGVRVTAETCPHYFTLTDDVITSFDANTKVNPPIREAEDLAAIREGLRDGTLDCIVTDHAPHHADEKNVEYNLAAFGISGIETSFALSYTNLVKTGVLSLGQLAERMSAAPARILHLEGGALEEGGAADIMIADLDKKYAIDPAKFVSKGKNTPFGGAEVYGEVRYTLVDGDVKYRA; this is encoded by the coding sequence ATGAAAAAGATTCTCATCCGCGGCGGCAGTGCTGTATTTTCAGAGCAAACCAAGATCTGTGATATCCTCGTCGAGGGGGACCGCATCGCGAAGATCGCGGAACGTATCGACGACGAAAAAGCAGTGATCATCGACGCCGCGGGTCTGTACGTATTTCCCGCGCTCATCGATATGCATGTGCATCTGCGCGAACCCGGTTTCGAGTATAAAGAGGATATTGCCAGCGGCAGCGCGGCGGCGGTCAGGGGCGGTTTTTCGCAAGTTTGCTGTATGCCGAACACTTCTCCCGTCTGCGATAACGCGGCGATCGTGCGCTATATCGTCGAGCGTTCCAAAGAGGTAAATCTGGCGAAAGTGCGTCCGATCGGTTCCATCACCGTGGGCGAAAAGGGCGAGCAACTCGCGGAGATCGGCAAGATGAAGGAAGCGGGCGCCGTGGCGGTGAGCGACGACGGGCGGCCCGTTTCCAACGCGAAGATCATGCGCCTCGCCATCGAATACGCGTCCGATTTCGATTTGCTGTGCCTTTCGCACTGCGAAGACAAGGATCTTGTGGACGGCGGCGTCGTGAACGAGGGCTACAACAGCACTCTCGCGGGCTTGAAAGGCATTCCCCGCGCGGCGGAAGAAGTGATGATCGCGCGCGAGATCATTCTGGCGGAAACGCTGGGGCGCGCGGTGCATATCTGTCACGTTTCCACCAAGGGCGGCGTACAGATCATCCGCGAGGCGAAGGCGCGGGGCGTGCGCGTCACCGCGGAAACCTGCCCGCACTATTTCACTTTGACCGACGACGTGATCACTTCTTTCGATGCGAACACGAAAGTCAACCCGCCCATCCGCGAGGCGGAGGACTTGGCGGCGATCCGAGAGGGGCTTCGCGACGGCACGCTCGACTGCATCGTGACCGATCACGCGCCGCACCATGCCGACGAAAAGAACGTGGAATACAATCTCGCGGCGTTCGGTATCAGCGGCATCGAAACTTCCTTTGCGCTCTCTTATACCAATCTCGTCAAAACGGGCGTTCTTTCGCTCGGACAACTTGCCGAGCGCATGAGCGCCGCGCCCGCGCGCATTCTGCATCTGGAAGGGGGGGCGCTCGAAGAGGGCGGCGCGGCGGATATCATGATCGCCGATCTCGATAAAAAATACGCGATCGATCCCGCGAAATTTGTTTCCAAAGGCAAAAATACGCCGTTCGGCGGCGCCGAAGTGTACGGCGAAGTGCGCTATACGCTGGTAGACGGCGACGTGAAATACAGAGCGTAA
- the yfcE gene encoding phosphodiesterase, giving the protein MKILIASDIHGSEFYLQKLLQRFAEEGAEQMILLGDIYNHGPRNPLPEGYRPLGVAALLNPLADRLTVVKGNCDSDVDTLISDFEFVPEAQIYADGKKIFLQHGDKFDFDRLPKNCGDAFVFGHIHTGFIRRKGGVLVANAGSVSLPKNDTPRSYLILEKGELSLKDFDGNVLARERI; this is encoded by the coding sequence ATGAAAATACTCATCGCGTCGGATATTCACGGCTCGGAATTTTATTTACAAAAGTTGTTGCAAAGATTTGCCGAAGAAGGGGCAGAGCAGATGATACTTCTGGGCGATATCTATAATCACGGGCCGCGCAACCCACTGCCCGAAGGCTACCGCCCGCTCGGCGTGGCTGCTCTTTTGAATCCGCTCGCCGACCGCCTGACGGTCGTCAAAGGAAATTGCGACAGCGACGTGGATACGCTCATCTCCGATTTCGAGTTTGTGCCCGAAGCGCAGATCTATGCCGACGGCAAAAAGATATTTTTGCAGCACGGCGACAAATTCGATTTCGATCGGCTTCCGAAAAACTGCGGCGATGCGTTTGTGTTCGGCCATATCCATACGGGATTTATCCGCCGCAAGGGCGGCGTGCTGGTCGCGAACGCGGGCTCCGTATCTCTTCCCAAAAACGATACGCCGCGCTCGTATCTGATTTTGGAAAAGGGCGAACTTTCGCTCAAAGATTTCGACGGGAACGTGCTCGCGCGCGAACGGATATAA
- a CDS encoding aspartate carbamoyltransferase catalytic subunit produces the protein MLGKDLLGLCDASAEDIMLILDTAVNMKKLLTQNLKKLPHLQGRTVTTLFYENSTRTRVSFELAAKYLGAGTVNVSASSSSVQKGETLIDTGKTLDAMKNDVIVIRHPMGGAPHLLAKNVRASVINAGDGMNEHPTQALLDLFTMREKFGSVKGLKVAILGDIKHSRVAKSNLFGLTKLGAKVYMYAPATLIPQGMERMGAVMAKSRREAIAGADVVMGLRIQLERQQGGLFPSLSEYNRFYGVDGSELKFAAPEHIVMHPGPVNRGVELTSSVIDGDSSKITEQVLNGVAVRMALLFLLARQNKEAAK, from the coding sequence ATGTTAGGAAAAGATTTGCTTGGGTTGTGCGACGCGAGCGCCGAGGATATCATGCTCATTCTCGACACAGCGGTCAATATGAAAAAACTTTTGACGCAGAATTTAAAGAAACTGCCGCACTTGCAGGGGCGCACGGTCACGACGCTCTTTTACGAAAACAGCACGCGCACGCGCGTTTCTTTCGAACTCGCCGCCAAATATCTGGGCGCGGGTACGGTGAACGTTTCCGCGTCGTCCAGTTCCGTGCAGAAGGGCGAAACGCTCATTGACACGGGCAAGACGCTGGACGCAATGAAGAACGACGTCATCGTGATCCGTCATCCCATGGGCGGCGCGCCGCACCTGCTCGCGAAAAACGTGCGGGCGAGCGTGATCAATGCGGGCGACGGCATGAACGAGCATCCCACGCAGGCGCTTTTAGATCTCTTTACCATGCGCGAAAAATTCGGTTCCGTCAAGGGACTGAAAGTGGCGATTTTGGGCGATATCAAGCATTCCCGCGTGGCGAAAAGCAATCTGTTCGGATTGACAAAACTGGGCGCGAAGGTGTATATGTACGCCCCCGCGACGCTCATTCCGCAGGGCATGGAACGCATGGGCGCGGTCATGGCGAAATCCCGCCGCGAGGCGATCGCGGGCGCGGACGTCGTGATGGGACTCAGGATCCAGTTGGAGCGTCAGCAGGGCGGGCTGTTTCCCTCCCTGTCCGAATACAACCGTTTTTACGGCGTGGACGGTTCCGAACTGAAATTCGCCGCGCCCGAACATATCGTCATGCACCCGGGGCCCGTCAACCGCGGCGTGGAACTGACTTCTTCCGTCATCGACGGGGATTCCAGCAAAATAACGGAACAGGTGCTGAACGGCGTGGCTGTCCGAATGGCTCTCTTGTTCCTTCTTGCCAGACAAAATAAGGAGGCGGCCAAATGA
- a CDS encoding aldose epimerase family protein — translation MITSEAFGKTADGREVRAYVLRDGANSATVLNYGGIVQKLLVQGRENKTYNVVLGYGSPSEYDANGGYLGAFIGRVGNRIGKGKFTLDGREYRLNCNDGKNHLHGGHKGFNTKIFDAETEGGVLVLSGTSADGEENYPGNLRMEVRYSFVGGELKIEYTAVSDRKTLINLTNHTYFNLDGEGSGDILGHTLYIDADRVTTADRELIPHGEFRDVEGTPFDFRKPKKVGKDIGCTDDCDIANGGGYDINYVLNRRGEYRKVAEIAGAESGVAMEVCTDLPGLQFYSGNMLDTEKYKKRTGFCLETQFLPNAVNCPSYAALGSPVYDKDQIYHSVTAYKFTVR, via the coding sequence ATGATCACGAGCGAAGCGTTTGGCAAAACGGCGGACGGGAGAGAAGTGCGCGCGTATGTTTTGCGCGACGGCGCAAACAGCGCGACCGTTCTGAATTACGGCGGTATCGTACAGAAACTGCTCGTTCAGGGGCGGGAGAACAAGACGTACAATGTCGTTCTGGGTTATGGCAGTCCGTCGGAATACGACGCGAACGGCGGCTATCTCGGCGCGTTCATCGGCCGCGTGGGCAACCGTATCGGCAAAGGGAAATTCACGCTCGACGGCAGGGAATATCGGTTGAACTGCAATGACGGAAAGAATCATCTGCACGGCGGGCACAAGGGATTCAACACGAAAATATTCGACGCCGAAACGGAAGGCGGCGTACTCGTGCTGTCGGGAACGAGCGCGGACGGCGAGGAGAATTACCCCGGAAATCTCCGCATGGAAGTGCGCTATTCCTTTGTAGGCGGCGAACTGAAAATCGAATATACAGCGGTTTCCGATCGGAAAACGCTGATCAATCTTACCAATCACACGTATTTCAATCTGGACGGCGAAGGCTCGGGCGATATTCTCGGGCATACTCTGTATATCGACGCCGACCGCGTGACGACCGCCGATCGGGAACTGATCCCGCACGGCGAATTCCGCGACGTGGAGGGTACGCCTTTCGATTTCCGCAAACCCAAAAAAGTGGGGAAAGACATCGGCTGTACCGACGACTGCGACATTGCCAACGGCGGCGGCTACGATATCAACTACGTGCTGAACAGGCGCGGCGAATATCGCAAAGTCGCGGAAATTGCGGGTGCGGAAAGCGGCGTCGCGATGGAGGTCTGCACGGATCTTCCTGGACTGCAATTCTATTCGGGAAATATGCTCGATACGGAAAAATATAAAAAGAGAACGGGTTTCTGTCTGGAAACGCAGTTTCTTCCCAACGCGGTCAACTGCCCTTCGTATGCCGCGCTCGGCAGTCCCGTCTACGATAAAGACCAAATCTATCATTCGGTCACGGCTTACAAATTTACTGTTCGGTAA
- the pyrE gene encoding orotate phosphoribosyltransferase, with product MTYKQQFIQFLAECGVLKFGTFKLKSGRIAPYFLNSGEYKTGAQLKKLGEFYADCMHENGLQADTLFGPAYKGVPLALSAALALYEKYGQNVNFCFDRKEVKDHGEGGMFVGKQPEDGEKIVVIEDVMTSGKALKEVLPKLQGAAKVNVAGMVITVDRMEKGLGSERSAVQEAYLEHGVKVYSIVNILDILQAIEEGVIEGKEHVSAIRGYLKEYGAQY from the coding sequence ATGACTTATAAACAGCAATTTATTCAATTTCTCGCCGAGTGCGGCGTGTTGAAATTCGGCACGTTCAAATTGAAGAGCGGCAGGATCGCTCCCTATTTTTTAAACAGCGGCGAATACAAGACGGGCGCGCAACTCAAAAAACTCGGGGAATTCTACGCCGACTGTATGCACGAAAACGGCTTGCAGGCTGACACACTGTTCGGACCCGCGTACAAAGGGGTCCCGCTGGCGCTTTCCGCCGCGCTCGCGCTCTATGAAAAATACGGGCAAAACGTCAATTTTTGTTTCGACCGCAAGGAAGTCAAAGACCACGGTGAGGGCGGTATGTTCGTGGGAAAACAGCCCGAGGATGGCGAAAAAATCGTCGTTATCGAGGACGTGATGACGTCGGGTAAAGCGCTCAAAGAAGTGCTTCCCAAATTGCAGGGCGCGGCAAAGGTAAACGTCGCAGGCATGGTCATCACGGTCGACCGCATGGAAAAGGGGCTTGGCAGCGAGCGTTCGGCGGTGCAGGAAGCCTATCTCGAACACGGCGTGAAAGTCTATTCCATCGTCAATATATTGGATATATTGCAGGCGATCGAAGAGGGCGTCATCGAGGGCAAAGAGCACGTGAGCGCTATCCGCGGCTATCTGAAAGAATACGGCGCGCAGTATTGA
- a CDS encoding TrpB-like pyridoxal phosphate-dependent enzyme yields the protein MKNTNIPYKIYLSENEMPKQWYNVKAFMKNPHPPFLNPATLQPCTKDDLRPVFCDDCIDQELNDTDAYIDIPEDIRSFYKTFRPSPLVRAYFLEKILDTPAEIYYKFEGNNTSGSHKLNSAAAQAYYAKKQGLKSITTETGAGQWGTALSMAAAFYGIDLTVYMVKVSSEQKPYRKEVIRTYGANVIPSPSDTTEAGRKILAEHPGTGGSLGCAISEAVEQAVKSDSCRYVLGSVLDHVLLHQSVIGLESKIALDKYGVRPDTIIGCIGGGSNFGGLVAPFMGDKLQGKNEIDFIGVEPASCPSLTRGKFVYDFCDSARTTPLAKMYTLGCGFMPSPNHAGGLRYHGMSPIVSQLYHDGYMRAVSVRQSEVFDAAVMFAKCEGILPAPESSHAIRVAIDEALECKKTGKKKTILFGLTGTGYFDLAAYKQYNDKTMTDTIPTDEDLAQGFATIPDIPQNRA from the coding sequence ATGAAAAACACCAACATCCCTTACAAGATCTATCTGTCCGAAAACGAGATGCCCAAACAATGGTACAACGTAAAGGCGTTTATGAAAAATCCACATCCGCCTTTTTTGAATCCCGCGACGCTGCAGCCGTGTACCAAAGACGATTTGCGTCCCGTATTCTGCGACGACTGTATCGACCAGGAACTCAACGATACCGACGCTTACATCGATATTCCCGAAGATATTCGGAGTTTTTACAAAACTTTCCGTCCCTCGCCGCTGGTCCGCGCGTATTTTCTGGAAAAGATCCTCGATACGCCCGCCGAGATCTATTATAAGTTCGAAGGCAACAACACTTCCGGCTCGCACAAACTTAACTCCGCGGCGGCGCAGGCGTATTACGCGAAAAAACAGGGGTTAAAGTCCATCACGACCGAAACGGGCGCAGGCCAGTGGGGCACGGCGCTCTCGATGGCGGCGGCATTCTACGGCATCGATCTGACCGTGTATATGGTCAAAGTTTCCAGCGAACAGAAACCTTACCGCAAGGAAGTCATCCGCACCTACGGGGCGAACGTCATTCCTTCTCCCTCCGATACCACCGAGGCGGGCCGTAAAATTCTGGCGGAGCATCCCGGCACGGGCGGCTCGCTCGGCTGCGCCATCAGCGAGGCGGTGGAACAGGCGGTCAAGTCCGATTCCTGCCGCTACGTTCTCGGCAGCGTGCTCGATCACGTGCTTTTGCATCAGTCCGTCATCGGTCTGGAAAGTAAGATCGCTCTGGATAAATACGGAGTGCGGCCCGACACGATCATCGGCTGCATCGGAGGCGGCTCCAACTTCGGCGGACTGGTCGCGCCGTTTATGGGCGATAAACTGCAGGGGAAAAATGAGATCGATTTTATCGGCGTGGAACCTGCCAGCTGTCCTTCGCTCACGCGCGGAAAATTCGTCTACGACTTCTGCGACAGCGCCAGGACGACGCCGCTCGCAAAAATGTACACGCTCGGCTGCGGTTTCATGCCCTCGCCCAATCATGCGGGCGGACTGCGCTATCACGGTATGAGCCCCATCGTTTCCCAACTCTATCACGACGGTTATATGCGCGCCGTGTCCGTCAGGCAGAGCGAGGTGTTCGACGCGGCGGTCATGTTCGCCAAGTGCGAGGGGATCCTTCCCGCGCCCGAATCCAGCCACGCCATCCGCGTCGCCATCGACGAGGCGCTGGAATGCAAAAAGACGGGTAAAAAGAAGACGATCCTCTTCGGGCTCACGGGCACGGGCTACTTCGATCTTGCGGCTTATAAGCAGTACAACGATAAGACGATGACCGACACGATTCCTACGGACGAAGACTTGGCGCAGGGCTTTGCGACCATTCCCGATATTCCGCAGAATCGGGCGTAA
- a CDS encoding diaminopimelate dehydrogenase, protein MEKIKVGIVGYGNLGKGVQYALSQSEDMEAVAVFTRRDPKSVRTVLPVAVDAVENIQNYVGKIDVMILCGGSATDLPVQSVETIRDFNTVDSFDTHAKVPQYFEALDEAGKRSGKLGAMSIGWDPGLFSLARIYFGSVAPDGNTYTFWGKGVSQGHSDAIRRIEGVKDAKQYTVPVESALAKVRGCENPVFTPRQMHTRVCYVVAEDGADLARIEQEIKTMPNYFADYDTEVHFVSQAELNEKHGGMPHGGFVLRSCKSANDNDFLLELSLKLESNPEFTSGVLVAYARAVARMNREGISGAVTAFDIAPKYLSPLPFDEQRKKLL, encoded by the coding sequence ATGGAAAAAATCAAAGTGGGCATCGTCGGGTACGGTAATCTGGGCAAGGGTGTGCAGTACGCGCTTTCCCAAAGCGAAGATATGGAAGCGGTGGCGGTATTCACCCGCCGCGATCCGAAGAGCGTGCGTACCGTCCTTCCCGTTGCAGTGGATGCCGTTGAAAATATACAAAATTACGTCGGTAAGATCGACGTCATGATCCTGTGCGGCGGCAGCGCTACCGATCTGCCCGTACAGTCTGTGGAAACCATCCGCGATTTCAATACGGTGGACAGTTTCGACACGCACGCCAAAGTGCCGCAGTATTTCGAGGCGCTCGACGAGGCGGGAAAACGTTCGGGCAAACTGGGCGCCATGAGTATCGGCTGGGATCCGGGCTTGTTTTCGCTCGCCCGCATTTATTTCGGTTCGGTCGCGCCCGATGGCAACACCTATACCTTTTGGGGCAAGGGGGTCAGCCAGGGACACAGCGACGCGATCCGCCGCATCGAGGGCGTGAAAGACGCCAAACAGTACACCGTGCCCGTGGAAAGCGCGCTCGCAAAAGTGCGCGGCTGCGAAAATCCCGTCTTTACGCCGCGGCAGATGCATACGCGCGTATGCTACGTGGTCGCCGAAGATGGCGCGGATCTTGCACGTATCGAGCAAGAGATCAAGACCATGCCCAACTATTTTGCCGATTACGATACGGAAGTGCATTTTGTTTCTCAGGCCGAGTTGAACGAAAAGCACGGAGGTATGCCTCATGGCGGGTTTGTACTCCGTTCCTGTAAATCCGCGAACGACAACGATTTTCTTTTGGAACTTTCTCTGAAACTGGAGAGCAATCCCGAGTTTACGTCGGGTGTGTTGGTCGCCTATGCGCGGGCGGTCGCGCGCATGAACCGCGAAGGGATTTCGGGCGCCGTCACCGCGTTCGATATAGCGCCCAAATATTTAAGCCCGTTGCCGTTTGACGAACAACGTAAAAAACTGCTTTAA
- a CDS encoding polysaccharide deacetylase family protein, producing the protein MKNFLPRVLNVLFCLCLCLPFPCCATTADVTTQKAVYLTFDDGPTDSTTPKVLSVLKEKGVCATFFVVGRQISTRKEILKSIAESGNAIGIHTQTHDYRSIYASAESLEKDILECKKSIAEVLPDYEVKTYRFPGGSSTVSEALKKVPEKCGLRFFDWNAETGDAFRRTAAPATLFHGAVETGCDRDLIVLLMHDGVNYKSTVAALPMIIDYYKERDYAFLTLEELL; encoded by the coding sequence ATGAAAAACTTTTTACCACGCGTTTTAAACGTTCTGTTCTGTTTATGCCTGTGCCTGCCCTTTCCGTGCTGCGCGACGACGGCGGATGTGACGACGCAAAAGGCCGTTTACCTCACGTTCGACGACGGCCCGACCGACTCCACCACACCGAAAGTTTTATCAGTACTCAAAGAAAAAGGCGTATGCGCTACCTTCTTTGTCGTGGGAAGGCAGATCTCCACCCGCAAAGAAATTTTGAAAAGCATTGCCGAGAGCGGAAACGCGATCGGCATTCATACCCAAACGCACGATTACCGATCGATATACGCCTCGGCGGAATCGCTCGAAAAGGACATTCTGGAATGCAAAAAATCCATCGCCGAAGTTCTGCCCGATTACGAGGTCAAGACCTATCGTTTTCCGGGCGGCTCCTCCACCGTTTCCGAAGCATTGAAAAAGGTGCCCGAAAAATGCGGGCTAAGGTTTTTCGATTGGAACGCGGAAACGGGCGACGCATTTCGGCGCACCGCCGCGCCCGCCACGCTGTTCCACGGCGCGGTCGAAACGGGTTGCGATAGAGATTTGATCGTACTTTTGATGCACGACGGCGTGAACTATAAGAGCACGGTCGCCGCACTGCCCATGATCATCGATTATTACAAAGAAAGAGATTACGCCTTTCTGACGTTGGAAGAACTGTTGTAA